From Gammaproteobacteria bacterium, a single genomic window includes:
- a CDS encoding TVP38/TMEM64 family protein, which translates to MSTRHYTIVSIILLGLVLYYYLERHSYWDFLSSVEGLSDYVRSLDTAGPFVIIGLMALAIVMSPLPSAPIALASGAIYGHTWGSIYILIGSELGAIVAFSIARLLGYNVLQRWFGGKLKETWVGSQNMLMGTVFISRLLPFLSFDIISYMAGLTHLHFWRFALATLAGIAPASFLLGHFGSELSTTNLDKMLYALLGLGVFFLIPMLYQRVRRKKVNREEIP; encoded by the coding sequence GTGAGTACCAGACACTACACCATTGTTTCGATCATTCTCCTCGGGCTCGTACTGTATTACTACCTTGAGCGTCATAGCTATTGGGATTTTCTCAGCAGTGTTGAAGGTCTGAGCGACTATGTGCGCTCGCTCGATACGGCAGGGCCTTTTGTCATTATTGGGTTAATGGCATTGGCCATAGTGATGAGCCCCTTGCCCAGCGCGCCTATTGCCCTTGCATCGGGTGCGATATATGGACATACCTGGGGCAGTATTTATATTTTGATTGGCTCAGAACTCGGCGCCATCGTCGCATTTTCTATTGCGCGATTACTGGGATACAACGTATTGCAACGTTGGTTTGGCGGCAAGTTAAAAGAAACCTGGGTAGGATCGCAAAACATGCTCATGGGAACGGTATTTATCTCAAGACTACTGCCGTTTCTATCTTTCGACATCATCAGCTATATGGCAGGCCTGACGCATCTCCACTTCTGGCGCTTCGCCCTCGCAACGCTAGCCGGGATCGCACCCGCCAGTTTTCTATTGGGACACTTCGGTTCCGAGTTATCGACAACTAATCTTGATAAGATGCTCTATGCGCTTTTAGGGCTTGGCGTGTTTTTTCTGATTCCGATGCTTTATCAGCGAGTGAGGCGAAAGAAAGTGAATAGGGAGGAAATACCGTAG
- a CDS encoding host attachment protein, which produces MSSLIVVADSTLARIFSSESASSPLQEIETMAHPEGRLHDRDITSDLPGKVKGSDGSGGHAFQAETDPKKHELSEFARRVAGYLNSLTKTNKLEHLLIVAAPALLGELRPQLTKETTKKIVFELNKSLTHSTPEEIREHLPEYLTH; this is translated from the coding sequence ATGTCTTCTTTGATTGTTGTTGCTGACAGTACTCTGGCCAGGATATTTTCAAGCGAATCCGCCAGTTCTCCTTTACAAGAAATTGAAACCATGGCGCATCCGGAAGGTCGCTTACACGACCGTGATATCACCAGTGATTTGCCCGGCAAGGTAAAAGGTTCGGACGGATCAGGCGGACATGCCTTTCAGGCGGAGACCGATCCTAAGAAACATGAATTGTCTGAATTTGCACGTCGAGTCGCTGGTTATCTGAACAGTCTCACAAAGACGAATAAATTGGAGCATCTGCTAATTGTTGCAGCGCCGGCATTGTTGGGTGAGTTGCGCCCACAATTGACGAAAGAAACCACTAAAAAAATTGTTTTCGAACTTAATAAATCGCTGACGCATTCTACGCCAGAAGAAATTCGAGAACATTTACCGGAATACCTTACGCATTGA
- a CDS encoding Hsp20/alpha crystallin family protein, with amino-acid sequence MTETTVKSENRDITESRAAGDVSPFYTFERYMKNLFNGGIRPFSLDWPTFAEMEDLFDIRAPKVDIIDQEKQIVIKAEIPGVDRKDLDISLSENSITIKGATRSETKQEKDNFLHREIRQGSFSRTLSLPCAVDAEGATARFVDGLLELTLPKDSQTKARKIVVD; translated from the coding sequence ATGACGGAAACAACTGTTAAATCTGAAAACAGAGACATTACAGAAAGCAGAGCTGCCGGTGATGTTTCACCTTTTTACACATTTGAACGATATATGAAAAACCTATTTAATGGTGGAATAAGGCCTTTTTCTTTGGATTGGCCAACATTTGCCGAAATGGAAGATCTCTTCGATATTCGCGCGCCAAAGGTTGATATTATCGATCAAGAAAAGCAGATTGTGATAAAGGCTGAAATCCCCGGTGTCGATAGGAAGGACCTCGACATCAGCTTAAGTGAAAATTCAATCACCATTAAAGGGGCAACACGTAGCGAGACTAAGCAAGAAAAAGACAACTTTCTTCACCGTGAGATACGACAAGGCTCTTTTTCTCGTACACTGTCTCTACCCTGCGCTGTAGATGCAGAGGGAGCTACTGCACGGTTTGTAGACGGTTTGCTGGAATTAACCTTGCCCAAGGACAGTCAAACCAAAGCACGAAAAATTGTTGTCGACTGA
- the corA gene encoding magnesium/cobalt transporter CorA — translation MEYFEKTYHPPGTAPGTLISHDQAKAGVARIHLIDYTSDHFEEKLLEVPAQCHPYLESNTVTWIHLQGAVHADTIRNIGNVFELHPLAMEDVLNSGQRPKIEAYEDLLFVIMAMPLVIIDKIAIQQVSLFLGSNFVISFHEGEDDPFELLRQRMRKPGNRIQQQGADFLLYCILDLIIDHGFPLLEKYGEEIQDVEDTLLAAAGKPSTLNEIHRVRRELMLLRRSLWPQREVISGLLHGESKLIQAGSFIYLRDCYDHTIQIMDLIENYRDMASSMIDVYLSSVSYRLNEIMRVLTVIATIFMPLSFLASLYGMNFTHPTSPWAMPELHWYYGYPLILGGMILAVVGMLVYFRRRHWL, via the coding sequence ATGGAATATTTCGAAAAAACCTATCATCCCCCGGGTACCGCGCCCGGGACACTGATCAGTCACGATCAGGCAAAGGCCGGCGTAGCTCGAATCCATTTGATCGACTACACATCGGATCATTTTGAGGAAAAACTGCTGGAAGTTCCAGCGCAGTGTCACCCCTATCTGGAAAGTAATACGGTCACGTGGATTCATCTGCAGGGCGCCGTACATGCAGACACGATTCGAAATATAGGCAATGTATTCGAGCTGCATCCCCTGGCAATGGAAGATGTCCTCAACAGCGGACAACGTCCGAAGATTGAAGCCTATGAAGATCTGCTATTTGTCATCATGGCGATGCCATTGGTGATTATAGATAAAATAGCCATTCAGCAGGTTTCACTGTTTCTTGGTTCAAACTTTGTCATCAGTTTTCACGAAGGCGAAGATGATCCTTTTGAATTGCTGCGCCAGCGCATGCGAAAGCCAGGGAACAGGATTCAGCAACAGGGTGCGGATTTTTTGCTGTATTGCATTCTTGATTTGATTATTGATCATGGTTTTCCTTTACTCGAGAAATATGGCGAGGAAATTCAGGACGTCGAGGATACATTGCTGGCTGCCGCGGGAAAGCCCTCTACGCTCAATGAAATTCATCGGGTCAGGCGAGAACTGATGCTGTTGCGTCGCAGCCTGTGGCCACAGCGAGAAGTCATTAGTGGGCTGCTGCATGGTGAAAGCAAACTGATTCAAGCTGGCTCCTTCATATATCTGCGAGACTGTTATGACCATACTATTCAGATCATGGATTTAATCGAAAACTACCGGGACATGGCGTCCAGTATGATTGATGTCTATCTGTCATCCGTCAGCTACCGCCTGAACGAAATCATGCGTGTATTGACGGTAATTGCCACCATATTCATGCCACTGAGCTTTCTCGCCAGCCTGTATGGTATGAACTTCACTCATCCCACCAGCCCCTGGGCGATGCCCGAATTGCACTGGTACTACGGCTATCCGCTGATACTCGGAGGCATGATACTGGCCGTTGTTGGTATGCTCGTATATTTCAGGCGCAGGCATTGGCTATAG
- a CDS encoding DUF3144 domain-containing protein translates to MNDNTKDKAFLDLADTFIALANQHCTEEDLGRVSAAFLYAAARFNTYVVASSAPDAKEFASYQSRAMIYLQSEYQKMLTEHFADYAEHFNAYLNRTSKGKTLN, encoded by the coding sequence ATGAACGACAACACAAAAGATAAGGCATTTCTGGATCTGGCGGATACGTTTATTGCACTCGCCAATCAGCATTGCACGGAAGAAGACCTCGGTCGTGTCAGTGCGGCTTTTCTTTATGCCGCTGCGCGTTTCAATACCTACGTAGTGGCGAGCAGTGCTCCGGATGCAAAGGAATTCGCCAGTTACCAGTCACGCGCCATGATTTATTTACAGTCAGAATATCAGAAGATGCTAACTGAGCACTTTGCGGATTATGCAGAACATTTTAACGCTTATCTGAATCGAACAAGTAAAGGTAAGACACTCAACTGA
- a CDS encoding endonuclease/exonuclease/phosphatase family protein, which translates to MKLPIIIIPIITLLLLFVASAVYLTVNPNIVEKQLFPRQMNTHVTLPVPQDTLRLLTWNVAHGRGTAFNQIFVREKTFHSNLDAISKVLRNSQADIVALQELDSASLWSGGFDHSDKIAQDAGYNWKAHAEHASSWLFNFGTAVLSRLPIISTFSHRFAPSPPTLRKGFVVSQVSWPHTDHPSNTSLIDIVSVHLDFLQDEIRANQIAELAENMAKSKNPMIILGDFNSEWDTPESSVQAIAERLNLIVYKPDAALLETHHSRRIDWILLSPEMEFVNYAVLPDVVSDHLAVLAEIRFKPRESSI; encoded by the coding sequence TTGAAACTGCCCATTATCATAATTCCCATTATCACATTATTGCTGTTATTTGTGGCAAGCGCTGTCTATTTAACGGTTAATCCCAATATTGTAGAAAAGCAGTTATTCCCTCGACAAATGAATACCCACGTAACACTGCCTGTACCTCAGGACACCTTGCGGCTATTGACCTGGAATGTTGCGCATGGCCGGGGCACTGCATTTAACCAGATTTTTGTGCGGGAAAAAACATTTCACTCAAATTTGGACGCAATCAGCAAGGTATTAAGAAACAGCCAGGCTGACATTGTCGCATTGCAGGAACTGGATAGTGCCTCGCTGTGGAGCGGCGGGTTCGATCACTCTGATAAAATTGCACAGGATGCTGGTTATAACTGGAAAGCGCACGCGGAACACGCGAGTAGCTGGTTGTTCAACTTCGGTACAGCTGTCTTATCACGATTACCGATTATCTCGACCTTCTCACACCGTTTTGCACCTTCACCTCCAACCCTTCGAAAAGGATTTGTTGTGAGTCAGGTGTCGTGGCCACATACAGACCATCCTTCAAATACGTCTCTTATTGATATTGTGTCTGTACATCTCGATTTTTTGCAGGATGAGATACGCGCAAACCAGATTGCCGAATTGGCAGAGAACATGGCAAAGAGCAAAAATCCGATGATTATACTTGGCGACTTCAACAGCGAGTGGGATACGCCGGAATCCTCGGTTCAGGCAATTGCTGAACGTCTAAACCTGATCGTATACAAGCCTGATGCGGCACTTCTGGAAACACATCATTCACGACGCATAGACTGGATACTTCTGTCACCGGAAATGGAATTCGTAAATTATGCTGTTCTTCCTGATGTTGTATCAGATCACCTGGCCGTATTGGCCGAAATTCGGTTTAAGCCACGAGAATCTTCTATCTAA
- a CDS encoding alkaline phosphatase family protein has product MIDGLAVQAFESALNAGKLPNIQNLIKTRPTSSMRAISTFPSATSPSVPEFLSGRFSEIDNLPVPAAVHAFDREQHRVIRYVTDPDSWNWPITSLFDATRGLSAITVFEGRWDGPTTILTQFNIAKQAVLELFGAKGLSDGDRGPVEGFFKAVRSTTPPSVSFVVLNEFDMAAHFYGPNSVEAREALVASDRLIGEIIQTLSETVGNNKKSQLDETVIVLFGDHGLTPSGRFVDLVNFFKTREFKAVDVSTVPHVMFRERLGKLWTEWPDVILVSGGSNITQVYLRHAKGNWRKNTMTPIINNSTENNGLSTLEIMARAISTIEGVDQVIWMNGDQETRVLTQNNVTARIFSKNDGSKRFAYVLEDEAQYDPFAYLDLPEIQNLICRSSNISDACFFTRTQWFDTTMHSRYPGAVALLSKAFHPNRFTGDLMVTLKPGYSFIRNQRGDHGNLLHSAILTPLILNGPGITPCTESHQPKLVDLYPTVSVLLGAEPDDPAFHSLDGRVLDCVK; this is encoded by the coding sequence ATGATTGATGGACTGGCAGTGCAGGCATTTGAGTCAGCACTAAACGCTGGTAAATTGCCTAACATTCAAAACCTTATAAAAACACGACCGACAAGCTCCATGCGCGCCATTTCCACCTTTCCTTCCGCAACCTCCCCTTCGGTACCAGAATTTCTGTCGGGGCGTTTTTCGGAAATCGACAATTTACCGGTTCCCGCTGCTGTACATGCTTTTGATCGGGAGCAACACCGGGTGATTCGCTACGTGACCGATCCTGATTCATGGAACTGGCCGATTACATCTCTGTTCGATGCAACGCGTGGATTGTCGGCTATCACGGTATTTGAAGGCAGGTGGGATGGTCCAACGACAATACTGACACAATTCAATATTGCAAAGCAGGCCGTGCTGGAACTTTTTGGCGCCAAAGGACTTTCCGATGGAGATAGAGGACCGGTAGAGGGTTTTTTTAAAGCGGTACGCAGTACTACCCCTCCATCAGTTTCATTTGTCGTATTGAACGAGTTTGATATGGCGGCACACTTTTACGGGCCGAATTCAGTCGAAGCACGAGAAGCATTGGTTGCATCTGATAGATTAATTGGCGAAATTATTCAAACGCTTTCCGAGACTGTAGGTAACAATAAAAAGTCACAACTAGACGAGACTGTCATTGTTCTCTTCGGGGACCATGGGCTGACACCATCTGGCAGGTTTGTTGATCTCGTCAATTTTTTCAAAACCAGAGAGTTCAAGGCCGTTGATGTATCAACCGTACCTCATGTTATGTTTCGAGAGCGATTAGGAAAACTCTGGACGGAGTGGCCTGACGTAATTCTGGTGTCTGGCGGTTCTAACATCACGCAAGTGTATTTACGTCACGCCAAGGGAAACTGGCGTAAAAATACAATGACACCGATTATCAATAATTCGACGGAAAATAACGGCCTCTCAACTCTTGAGATTATGGCACGTGCAATTTCAACTATCGAAGGTGTCGACCAGGTTATCTGGATGAATGGTGATCAGGAGACTCGAGTGTTAACGCAAAACAATGTCACCGCACGTATTTTTTCAAAAAATGACGGCAGTAAACGCTTTGCCTATGTGCTGGAGGATGAAGCCCAGTATGATCCCTTTGCCTATCTGGACTTACCGGAAATACAGAATTTGATATGTCGATCAAGCAACATCTCAGATGCCTGTTTCTTTACCCGCACACAGTGGTTTGATACTACTATGCATTCCCGCTACCCCGGTGCAGTTGCTCTATTGTCGAAGGCCTTTCACCCAAACAGATTTACCGGCGACTTGATGGTGACACTCAAACCCGGTTACTCCTTCATTCGTAATCAAAGAGGTGACCATGGGAATCTATTGCATAGTGCAATCCTGACCCCGCTGATTCTCAATGGTCCTGGAATAACGCCATGTACAGAAAGTCACCAACCGAAACTGGTAGACCTGTACCCCACCGTATCTGTTTTACTTGGTGCAGAACCAGATGACCCGGCTTTTCATTCGTTAGACGGTCGAGTTCTTGACTGTGTAAAGTGA